The Methanomassiliicoccales archaeon genomic interval AGCGAGAACAATTACCGGAGAAAAGGATCTCAAAAAGGCTGCCAAAATACTGTATGAATGGGGCGCGAATCTAACAATAATCACCCTAGGAGAGAAAGGAGTTCTCTTCTACAATGGAGAAAAGTTCATGAAGTTTGAAGCTTTGCCAATCAGCGAGATAGTTGACCCTACTGGAGCTGGAGATGCCTTTGCTGGAGGTTTTTTGGCCTATTACGTAAAAGAAAAACCTATAGAAGAATGCATAAACCAGGGGTTGCTAAGGGCAAGAGAAGTCTTGAAGAAGAAGGGAAGCTGGAGTATTGAAGTCTAGTCGCTCGTCACCATCCTAGAGAACAGGTATAGAGAGATCAATACAAGTACCGCAATGGCCGTCACCTCAAACTTGGGCATGACCGCCGAAAGTCCCCCTATTAAAATGTATGTCGGAATTGCCAGAAGAGATGCTACAGTGACTATTAAGTAGTGTTCCCTTGGGGCCTTTTCTCTATCCAAGTACGCAGATTCAATGAAAATAAGTCCTAATACCACCAAAAACAGGCCCTCAATACCCCCTACTTTGTAGTATACTAAGAACCCCATAAGAGCTATAAGAAATAAGGTACCAAAGAAATATGAGAAAAACGCTAATGGCGCAAATGCTAATACTGGTAGGAGGTCTTTATATCCCAGTAAAATAAACGCCATAATGACGAGTGGAATTGGAGAAAATCTTATTCCAATCTTCATAGCCTAATAACCTCCGAAATAGCTGTTTTAAGGGGCTTGGTGATATCCCAGTCTATTATCAACGCGTAGGGAGAGAGTTTCCTAAGGTAAGCCTTTCTCCTGAGGTCCAAGATTTTAATAGCAAGATCTTCTTCCTTGCTTTTTGGTTTTAGAGCAGAATACGGGTCTGGAGAAATCACTATTATCTTGTAACCATAATGATACATCATCTTTAGTGCCTTTCTGCTCTCCTCACTTACAAGTGGAGAAATATAAATTATTTGAGCATTTGCTGGGAAGCGGGTTCTTATGAGGTGTTCCACCTGATATGCTATTAGATTGTTCTTACCGGGCTTTGCGGTGCTTAACAGATCAACACATTTGAAGAAATGCCTCTTTCCATAGTCCACCCGGGCCCAAAGGGGAACACTTTCTGAAAGCAAAAGACCAAAACTTGTTCCATTTTTGAGACTGTCTAGCATAAGAGAAGCTGCCGCTCTTACAGAGTAGTCTATAACCTCAGCACCTTGGTAACCTGCATCAAGAACTATTACAACGTCCACCTTCCTCTCACTTTCATATTCGTTAC includes:
- a CDS encoding carbohydrate kinase family protein → ARTITGEKDLKKAAKILYEWGANLTIITLGEKGVLFYNGEKFMKFEALPISEIVDPTGAGDAFAGGFLAYYVKEKPIEECINQGLLRAREVLKKKGSWSIEV